One genomic window of Kaistia geumhonensis includes the following:
- a CDS encoding glucose/quinate/shikimate family membrane-bound PQQ-dependent dehydrogenase — translation MLAGGVFLVTLGGSPAYALLGVGFLGTAFLVHRRRPLALGLYGLMTLAALGWAIWEVGLDWWQLAPRGGVIIVVGLWLVTPWVRRRLNAGPVPGRRAPAWPIAIPLVVAILTAVYSMTIDPHDVAGTLPEAKVADANLGNAIPDGEWHQYGRTQYGQRFSPLDQITPANVNSLKVAWQYQTGDVKLPDDVTETTYQVTPLKIGDTLYLCTPHNWAIAIDAATGREKWKFDPNAGLNPDRQHQTCRGVTYWSDPDLSADAPCATRVYLPTSDARLIALDARNGAVCESFADRGALNLGQGMRYDPAGFYYSTSPPVAVGDRIIVGGAVNDNYSLKAQSGVIRAFDIRTGALLWNWDSGNPDQTAPLPPGQTYTTNSPNSWSVFSADPDLGLVYIPLGNQVPDQIGIGRSEAVERFSSSIVALDIATGQVRWVRQTVHHDLWDMDVPAQPVLFDMRKADGTVIPALVGPTKQGDIYVLDRRNGEPILPIHEEPAPGGAIPGDFTAPTQPVSSLTFSPPPLTEKNMWGMTLFDQLACRIAFHQYRYEGRYTPPSLEGTIVYPGNFGTFNWGSVAVDPERQIMFGMPTYLAFTSQLVPAAEMPPKGDEKASEQGLNRNEGADYGVYMGPFLSPLGIPCQAPPWGYVAGVDLVTGKTAWQHKNGTVTDMTPLPLPFKLGVPGIGGPLLTRGGVAFLGAAVDDFLRAYDVTTGRVLWEARLPAGGQATPMTYTEGGKQYVLIVAGGHGSVGTKPGDYVIAYKLPD, via the coding sequence CTGCTCGCCGGCGGCGTCTTTCTTGTTACCCTCGGCGGCAGTCCCGCCTACGCGCTGCTCGGCGTGGGGTTTCTCGGCACGGCTTTCCTCGTTCACCGTCGCAGGCCTCTGGCGCTCGGGCTCTACGGTCTGATGACGCTCGCCGCTCTCGGCTGGGCGATCTGGGAGGTGGGGCTCGACTGGTGGCAACTGGCGCCACGGGGCGGCGTGATCATCGTCGTCGGCCTTTGGCTGGTGACACCCTGGGTCCGCCGCCGTCTCAATGCCGGTCCGGTTCCGGGCCGCCGCGCGCCGGCCTGGCCGATCGCGATCCCGCTTGTGGTCGCAATCCTCACCGCCGTCTATTCCATGACGATCGATCCGCATGACGTCGCCGGCACACTGCCCGAAGCGAAGGTCGCCGACGCCAATCTCGGAAACGCCATCCCGGATGGCGAATGGCACCAGTACGGGCGCACGCAATATGGCCAGCGCTTCTCGCCTCTGGACCAGATCACGCCCGCCAACGTGAACAGCCTCAAGGTCGCCTGGCAGTACCAGACGGGCGACGTCAAGCTGCCGGACGACGTCACCGAGACGACCTATCAGGTCACCCCGCTCAAGATCGGCGATACGCTCTATCTCTGCACGCCGCACAACTGGGCGATCGCAATCGATGCCGCGACCGGGCGGGAGAAGTGGAAATTCGACCCCAATGCCGGACTCAATCCGGATCGCCAGCACCAGACCTGCCGCGGCGTGACCTATTGGTCCGATCCTGATCTATCTGCCGACGCTCCCTGCGCAACGCGCGTCTACCTGCCGACCTCCGACGCGCGGCTGATCGCGCTCGATGCAAGGAACGGCGCCGTCTGCGAGAGCTTCGCCGACCGGGGCGCCCTCAATCTCGGCCAGGGCATGCGATACGACCCGGCCGGGTTCTATTACTCGACCTCGCCGCCCGTCGCCGTCGGCGACCGGATCATCGTCGGCGGTGCGGTCAACGATAATTATTCGCTGAAGGCGCAGTCGGGCGTCATCCGTGCCTTCGACATCCGGACAGGCGCGCTGTTGTGGAACTGGGATTCGGGCAATCCAGACCAGACGGCGCCGCTGCCGCCGGGCCAGACCTATACGACGAACTCGCCCAACTCCTGGTCGGTCTTCAGCGCAGATCCCGATCTCGGGCTCGTCTACATCCCTCTCGGCAACCAGGTGCCCGACCAGATCGGGATCGGCCGCAGCGAGGCGGTGGAGAGATTCTCGTCCTCGATCGTCGCGCTCGATATCGCGACGGGGCAGGTGCGCTGGGTGCGCCAGACCGTTCACCACGATCTCTGGGACATGGACGTCCCCGCCCAGCCGGTGCTGTTCGACATGCGCAAGGCGGACGGGACGGTGATCCCCGCGCTCGTCGGTCCGACGAAGCAGGGCGACATCTATGTGCTCGACCGCCGCAACGGCGAGCCGATCCTGCCGATCCACGAGGAGCCGGCGCCCGGCGGCGCCATCCCCGGCGACTTCACGGCACCGACGCAACCGGTCTCGAGCCTGACTTTCTCGCCGCCGCCGCTGACCGAGAAGAACATGTGGGGCATGACGCTGTTCGACCAGCTCGCCTGCCGGATCGCCTTCCACCAGTATCGCTACGAGGGCCGCTACACGCCGCCTTCGCTGGAGGGGACGATCGTCTATCCTGGCAATTTTGGCACCTTCAACTGGGGCAGCGTCGCGGTCGATCCCGAGCGGCAGATCATGTTCGGCATGCCGACCTATCTCGCCTTCACCTCGCAGCTGGTCCCCGCCGCCGAGATGCCGCCGAAGGGCGACGAGAAAGCGAGCGAGCAGGGGCTCAACCGCAACGAGGGCGCGGACTACGGTGTCTATATGGGGCCGTTTCTCAGCCCGCTCGGCATTCCCTGCCAGGCGCCGCCCTGGGGCTATGTCGCCGGCGTCGATCTCGTCACCGGCAAGACGGCCTGGCAGCACAAGAACGGCACCGTCACCGACATGACACCGCTGCCGCTTCCCTTCAAGCTCGGCGTTCCCGGTATCGGCGGTCCGCTGCTGACACGGGGCGGCGTCGCTTTCCTAGGCGCGGCGGTCGACGACTTCCTGCGCGCCTACGACGTCACGACAGGGCGTGTGCTGTGGGAAGCGCGGCTGCCGGCCGGCGGCCAGGCGACGCCAATGACCTACACAGAGGGTGGCAAGCAGTATGTCCTCATCGTCGCGGGCGGGCACGGGTCGGTCGGCACCAAGCCCGGCGACTATGTCATCGCCTATAAGCTTCCCGATTGA
- a CDS encoding PAS domain-containing protein, translated as MNEESRAEKPHAEQRVGGTAAEGNKKDAAGEQRESDQGEDGGRDEKQHGSGVPISRERYCDRSIACGAGAPGRSLSVARARTNPAITTMITPTSASEAMRPALMRKLPAVEIEEQSTPAIVPPDFAEPAIPPEDASASRKRKLVVGTKHVNVRRASPWDLAMPNPRPIGSSHRPSSREAGRFGLPVGLDGASPTHCHEWLFRGVLGAVRTDRASREHHDASGYCVDTASTWPQGHGAMAQAVRAFDWASTPLGASSHWAAELKLAAGSVLDNALPAMLAWGPGRTTIVNDGFEALFGAGASGLGRTLAEVWQKAWPVIESAADSVLAGRPSIVEDVALGDLQAGRVTQPRYTVALSPARALDGAIVGLVATLARQAAPSTPDAEAGFRELMAGFAQAFWETDADGIPIWSPTWHAFTGLSNAAPTVDAWLSAVHPEDREDAGERWRQALVTGENVDIEFRLSRSDGGWSWTNVRAVPIRSADGTIRKWFGVNLDVTRRKAAEVALREREAELARVQRIGGIGGIKVDVRHGLVGERSPEYRRLHGMPGEKVRESHAEWLSRLHPEDRVAAEQRFLDAIAGDAGSYENEYRIIRQSDGAVRWIFARADIERDADGNALRVVGAHIDITERKRIESELRDSEERLRRTFDALPVGVGVMDRTGHMSRLNPMMRRFLPDAIIPSRSPERQWRWRPPIEDGLPVRPENFPAARALRGEDVVPGLEMLYRDDSGGEVWTRISAVPLRDAAGAVSGAVMVVADIDDAKRAEETLRESEELLRRFGEATQDVLWIRDAETLQWQYLTPAFEQIYGLGVGEALEGDNFRTWTDLIVPEDRPMALGFIARARNGEQVAFEYRIRRPFDGGIRWLRNTDFPMFGRDGKVESIGGIGQDFTEKKLFEERLRGEEERLRLALETGRLATWDWHLVTDEVEWSDEHYRQQGYRVGEVAPSYEAWRARVHPEDLDAAEAALIAARDGRHPFSCEFRTLHPDGTVRWLDAQGRFFYDTDGTPLRMIGVMRDVTERRHWQERLQILVGELQHRTRNLLRIVRSVVDRTIAGSANLETFRESFLDRLDALARIQGLLSRLGDHDRVTFDDLLSAELSAMDDGSGRVLLEGPRGVRLRSSTVQILAMALHELATNAMKYGALRHPGAKLSIRWRMGETDARGRPCLDIEWLESGVPMMTQDLKALGRGQGRELIERALPYQLDAETRYELRPDGIRCAISLPVSASSLKREEDHA; from the coding sequence GTGAACGAGGAAAGCCGTGCCGAGAAACCCCACGCCGAGCAGCGCGTAGGCGGGACTGCCGCCGAGGGTAACAAGAAAGACGCCGCCGGCGAGCAGCGCGAGTCCGATCAGGGCGAGGATGGCGGTCGTGACGAGAAGCAGCATGGGTCGGGCGTTCCGATCTCTCGCGAGCGTTATTGCGACCGGTCGATCGCATGCGGCGCGGGAGCTCCGGGCCGGTCACTGTCGGTGGCACGCGCCAGGACAAACCCGGCGATCACGACGATGATCACCCCCACCAGCGCGAGCGAGGCGATGCGGCCGGCACTCATGCGGAAACTCCCGGCGGTTGAAATCGAGGAACAATCGACACCAGCGATCGTTCCGCCCGATTTCGCCGAGCCGGCGATTCCGCCGGAAGACGCGTCTGCCAGCAGGAAGCGGAAGCTTGTCGTCGGGACGAAACATGTTAACGTCCGGCGTGCATCGCCGTGGGATCTCGCGATGCCAAATCCGAGGCCGATCGGGAGTTCTCATCGGCCGTCTTCCCGAGAGGCAGGCAGGTTCGGTCTGCCGGTTGGTCTGGACGGGGCCTCACCAACGCATTGTCATGAGTGGCTGTTTCGCGGGGTTCTTGGCGCGGTGCGCACGGACCGAGCCTCGCGGGAACATCACGATGCGTCAGGATATTGCGTGGACACTGCTTCGACATGGCCTCAGGGCCACGGAGCCATGGCACAAGCCGTCAGGGCGTTCGACTGGGCCAGCACGCCGCTTGGTGCCTCCTCGCACTGGGCCGCCGAGCTGAAGCTCGCCGCCGGCAGTGTGCTCGACAACGCCCTCCCCGCCATGCTCGCCTGGGGACCGGGCCGCACGACCATCGTGAATGACGGCTTCGAAGCGCTGTTCGGCGCCGGCGCCTCCGGGCTCGGCCGGACGTTGGCCGAGGTTTGGCAGAAGGCTTGGCCGGTGATCGAGTCCGCCGCTGACAGCGTCCTCGCAGGGCGGCCAAGCATCGTCGAGGATGTTGCGCTCGGCGATCTCCAGGCGGGACGTGTCACGCAGCCGCGCTACACCGTAGCGCTCAGCCCGGCCCGGGCTCTCGATGGCGCCATCGTCGGCCTCGTCGCGACCCTTGCCCGGCAGGCGGCACCATCCACCCCCGATGCGGAAGCCGGCTTCCGCGAGTTGATGGCCGGATTCGCGCAGGCCTTCTGGGAGACCGACGCCGACGGGATTCCAATCTGGAGTCCGACCTGGCACGCCTTCACCGGGCTCAGCAATGCCGCGCCGACGGTCGATGCCTGGCTGTCCGCCGTCCATCCCGAAGACCGCGAAGACGCAGGCGAGCGATGGCGGCAGGCCCTCGTGACCGGCGAGAATGTCGATATCGAGTTCAGGCTCTCCCGTTCGGACGGCGGGTGGTCCTGGACCAATGTCCGGGCCGTGCCGATCAGAAGCGCGGACGGCACGATCCGCAAATGGTTCGGCGTCAATCTCGACGTGACACGTCGCAAGGCCGCCGAGGTGGCGCTGCGCGAGCGCGAGGCCGAGCTTGCGCGCGTGCAGCGGATCGGCGGCATCGGCGGCATCAAGGTCGACGTGCGGCACGGGCTGGTCGGCGAGCGTTCGCCCGAATATCGCCGCCTGCACGGCATGCCTGGCGAGAAAGTCCGCGAGTCGCATGCCGAATGGCTGAGCCGCCTCCATCCCGAAGACCGGGTGGCGGCCGAGCAGCGCTTTCTCGATGCAATCGCGGGCGACGCAGGGTCCTACGAGAACGAATACCGTATCATCCGCCAGAGCGATGGGGCGGTGCGCTGGATCTTTGCCCGCGCCGATATCGAGCGCGACGCCGACGGCAACGCGTTGCGCGTGGTCGGCGCGCATATCGACATCACCGAGCGCAAGCGCATCGAGAGCGAATTGCGCGACAGCGAGGAACGGCTGCGGCGCACCTTCGATGCGCTGCCGGTCGGCGTCGGGGTGATGGACCGGACTGGCCATATGTCCCGCCTCAATCCGATGATGCGGCGCTTCCTGCCCGATGCGATCATTCCCTCCCGCAGTCCTGAGCGCCAATGGCGCTGGCGACCGCCGATCGAGGACGGATTGCCTGTCCGTCCGGAGAACTTCCCGGCGGCGCGGGCGCTTCGCGGCGAAGACGTCGTTCCCGGCCTCGAAATGCTCTATCGCGACGACAGCGGTGGCGAGGTCTGGACGCGCATATCGGCCGTGCCGCTGCGCGACGCGGCCGGAGCCGTGAGCGGCGCGGTGATGGTCGTGGCCGATATCGACGACGCCAAGCGGGCCGAAGAGACGCTGCGCGAGAGCGAGGAGCTTCTGCGCCGCTTCGGCGAGGCGACGCAGGACGTGCTGTGGATCCGCGATGCGGAAACGCTGCAATGGCAGTATCTGACGCCGGCATTTGAGCAGATCTACGGGCTCGGCGTCGGCGAGGCGCTGGAAGGCGACAACTTCCGCACATGGACGGACCTGATCGTGCCCGAGGATCGCCCGATGGCGCTCGGCTTCATCGCGCGCGCCCGGAACGGCGAGCAGGTCGCGTTCGAATACCGTATCCGCCGCCCCTTCGACGGCGGCATCCGCTGGCTGCGCAACACGGATTTTCCGATGTTCGGCCGCGACGGGAAGGTCGAAAGCATCGGCGGTATCGGCCAGGACTTCACCGAGAAGAAGCTCTTCGAGGAGCGCCTGCGCGGCGAGGAGGAGCGGCTGCGCCTCGCGCTCGAAACGGGGCGGCTTGCGACGTGGGACTGGCACCTCGTGACCGACGAAGTCGAATGGTCCGACGAACATTATCGCCAGCAGGGCTATCGCGTTGGCGAAGTCGCGCCGAGCTACGAGGCATGGCGGGCGCGGGTTCACCCGGAGGACCTCGACGCGGCCGAGGCGGCGCTGATCGCCGCGCGCGATGGGCGCCACCCGTTTTCCTGTGAGTTCCGCACGCTGCATCCGGATGGCACCGTGCGCTGGCTCGATGCCCAGGGGCGCTTCTTCTACGACACCGACGGCACGCCCCTGAGGATGATCGGCGTGATGAGGGACGTCACCGAGCGGCGGCACTGGCAGGAGCGATTGCAGATACTCGTCGGCGAATTGCAGCATCGCACCCGCAACCTGCTTCGGATCGTGCGCTCCGTTGTCGATCGCACCATCGCCGGCAGCGCGAATCTCGAGACGTTCCGCGAGAGCTTTCTCGACCGGCTGGACGCCCTCGCCCGCATCCAAGGCCTCCTGTCGCGGCTCGGCGACCATGACCGCGTCACCTTCGATGACCTCCTCTCCGCCGAACTGTCGGCGATGGACGACGGCTCAGGCCGCGTCCTGCTGGAAGGCCCGCGGGGCGTCCGGCTGAGATCGAGCACCGTGCAAATCCTCGCGATGGCATTGCATGAGCTGGCCACCAACGCGATGAAGTACGGCGCGCTGCGGCATCCGGGCGCGAAGCTCTCGATTCGCTGGAGGATGGGCGAGACCGACGCGCGCGGACGACCTTGCCTCGACATCGAGTGGCTCGAAAGCGGCGTGCCGATGATGACGCAGGACCTGAAGGCGCTCGGGCGCGGCCAGGGGCGCGAACTGATCGAGCGGGCGCTGCCATACCAGCTCGATGCGGAGACACGATACGAGCTTCGTCCGGACGGGATCCGCTGCGCGATCTCTCTGCCGGTGTCCGCCAGCAGTCTGAAGAGGGAGGAGGACCATGCGTGA
- a CDS encoding ferritin-like domain-containing protein, with protein sequence MVTAEDRLMQWLRDAHAMEEQAVTMLDALAKRIENYADVRAKVEEHLAVTREQSRRLESCITARGGDTSTIKDLAGKVTAMSQGIGGMFAADEIVKGAMALYTFEHMEIASYRVLVAAAEEVGDTATAAVLQAILDEEIEAAHWVGEMLPDITVRYLKRDEATGIEAKR encoded by the coding sequence ATGGTCACCGCCGAAGACCGGCTGATGCAATGGCTGCGCGACGCCCATGCGATGGAGGAGCAGGCCGTGACCATGCTCGACGCGCTGGCGAAGCGGATCGAAAATTATGCCGATGTCCGCGCAAAGGTCGAAGAACATCTGGCCGTGACGCGGGAGCAGTCGCGCCGTCTCGAATCCTGCATCACCGCGCGTGGTGGTGACACGTCGACGATCAAGGATCTCGCCGGCAAGGTGACGGCCATGAGTCAGGGGATCGGCGGCATGTTCGCTGCCGACGAGATCGTCAAGGGTGCGATGGCGCTCTACACCTTCGAACACATGGAGATCGCGTCCTACCGCGTTCTCGTCGCTGCCGCCGAAGAGGTCGGCGACACGGCGACCGCCGCCGTGCTGCAGGCGATCCTGGACGAGGAGATCGAGGCGGCGCACTGGGTCGGCGAGATGTTGCCCGACATCACGGTGCGCTACCTGAAGCGGGACGAAGCGACCGGAATCGAAGCCAAGCGCTGA
- a CDS encoding DUF4142 domain-containing protein — MDDEEQAASIGVRSVSRRNGDAAMTRTPLAAMTGPMRAAALALTLIVAPAPLFAQTANDSGGASRSDVQPESEAFAMKATIAGLYEIEAGRIASEKAKNADVRAFGQQMVTDHSKADEELRQVAGVMKLPMTTDAAHEALLQQLRNAGDDFDRIYVQQQIEAHKEAVELFTQFSTTGPNGTFRGFAAKTLPVLQMHQEMAGRLAEQVK; from the coding sequence ATGGATGACGAGGAACAGGCGGCGAGCATTGGGGTTCGGTCGGTATCCAGGCGAAACGGAGATGCCGCGATGACCAGAACACCCTTAGCCGCCATGACCGGCCCCATGAGGGCCGCAGCCCTCGCGCTGACGCTGATCGTGGCGCCGGCGCCGTTGTTCGCGCAGACCGCCAATGACAGCGGCGGCGCAAGCAGATCCGATGTCCAGCCGGAATCCGAGGCTTTCGCCATGAAGGCGACGATCGCTGGGCTCTACGAAATCGAGGCGGGGCGGATCGCCAGCGAGAAGGCCAAGAATGCCGATGTTCGAGCCTTCGGCCAGCAGATGGTGACCGATCACTCCAAGGCCGATGAGGAACTGCGACAGGTCGCCGGCGTCATGAAGCTGCCGATGACGACGGATGCCGCCCATGAAGCGCTGCTGCAGCAGCTTCGGAATGCCGGCGACGATTTCGACAGGATCTATGTCCAGCAGCAGATCGAGGCGCATAAGGAAGCGGTGGAGCTCTTCACACAGTTCTCGACAACCGGGCCGAACGGTACCTTCCGCGGCTTTGCCGCCAAGACGCTGCCCGTGCTGCAGATGCATCAGGAAATGGCGGGCCGGCTGGCCGAGCAGGTCAAGTAG